A window of Mesotoga sp. Brook.08.105.5.1 genomic DNA:
ATGACAACCGCAATGATAGCCGCGGTCTTTTACGGTATAGGAGCTATGGCAATGAGAGGAGGAGTATTTTCACCCATAAGGACTTGGGCGGCGCAATTTAACATAACAGTTGATGGGAATTCTTCCGTATATTTTGACAAGGTAGGGCCCACACTCGCGACAGTCCTGAATGTTAATCCCTGGATCCCTGCAGTAATACTAGCAGCTGTCTTACTTTGGTACACGCTTGGCACGAAGACCACGGAGAGAAAGACTAAGTTCAACTGGAAAGTTGCTGCGGTATCTCTCGCTGTTCTTTCTCCCATTGCATGGATAACAAGCGAGGCTGCTGGTCGAAATTACGGACTTGGTATCACCGGTGGTTGGGTCTCGATATTTGACTCCTACATCAGTAATCAGCCACTGAGATGGGATGGGTACGAAATAATCGGAATAATTCTGGGAGCACTCATCGCGTCAGTAATCGCCAAAGAATTCAAGTTGAGGATGCCGAAGAATCCGAAGACTTATCTCGTGGTTATGATAGGTGGAACAATGATGGGAGCAGGAGCTAACCTTGCCGGTGGATGTAATATCGGGCATTTCCTTTCCGGACTTCCAACTCTTGCCATTTCGTCAATAATCGCAAGTGTCTTCCTTATTCTCGGCAACTGGACAATGGCTTACATACTTTACAGAAAGTGAGGCGTCTGATTTGAAGATTACAATCCAGGTTTTTGCACCACCGTATTCATATGAGGATCTTGACACAGCAATTAAGATCGCGG
This region includes:
- a CDS encoding YeeE/YedE family protein; this translates as MAWTGLLVGLVFGIILQRGRVCFNSAFRDVLLFKDNYLWKLGFLAVGLQMITVLFVAQMGWIRIAPPTLNLFGNIVGAYVFGLGMVLAGGCASGVTYRSGEGMTTAMIAAVFYGIGAMAMRGGVFSPIRTWAAQFNITVDGNSSVYFDKVGPTLATVLNVNPWIPAVILAAVLLWYTLGTKTTERKTKFNWKVAAVSLAVLSPIAWITSEAAGRNYGLGITGGWVSIFDSYISNQPLRWDGYEIIGIILGALIASVIAKEFKLRMPKNPKTYLVVMIGGTMMGAGANLAGGCNIGHFLSGLPTLAISSIIASVFLILGNWTMAYILYRK